The Gadus macrocephalus chromosome 20, ASM3116895v1 genome includes a region encoding these proteins:
- the tpt1 gene encoding translationally-controlled tumor protein homolog has protein sequence MLIYKDIVSGDEMFTDIYKIKETEDGFFIEVEGAMVTRSGGDISESLIGGNKSAEEQVEDFDKVTESGVDIVLNSKLQETILNKKSFKVYIKDYVKELTAKLQETKPERVEPFMKQIGDRVRDIMANIKNYQFFTGDSMNPLGMLGMLDFREDGVTPFMIFFKDGLEVEKV, from the exons GTGATGAGATGTTCACCGACATCTACAAGATCAAGGAAACTGAAGATGGGTTTTTCATCGAGGTGGAAGGAGCG ATGGTCACCAGGTCGGGAGGTGACATCAGCGAATCTCTCATCGGAGGAAACAAATCTGCAGAAGAACAGGTGGAAGACTTCGACAAAGTCACAGAATCGGGTGTGGATATTGTGCTCAATTCAAAACTGCAGGAGACCATTTTAAACAAGAAAAGCTTCAAAGTCTACATCAAGGACTATGTCAAGGA actCACAGCCAAACTGCAGGAGACCAAGCCCGAGAGAGTGGAACCTTTCATGAAGCAAATTGGCGACCGGGTCCGGGATATTATGGCTAACATTAAGAACTaccag TTTTTCACAGGTGATTCAATGAACCCCCTGGGCATGTTGGGCATGCTTGACTTCCGTGAGGATGGCGTCACCCCTTTCATGATTTTCTTCAAGGATGGTCTGGAGGTCGAGAAAGTT taA